The following are encoded together in the Vigna unguiculata cultivar IT97K-499-35 chromosome 2, ASM411807v1, whole genome shotgun sequence genome:
- the LOC114173330 gene encoding putative disease resistance protein RGA4, whose product MAEALLEVVIQNLGSFVQDQLATYWGVDEQIQKLSSNLTAIRAVLRDAEKKQITSHAVKDWLQKLTDAAYVLDDILDECSIHFTKMHSHDGHTSCLSRLHPKDIHFRFHIGKRIKDITERFHDIHTERLTFELRVDLTKKQAVDDDGWRETSSVITEPILYGRDGDREKIVKFLLEDASSSDELTIYAIVGMGGLGKTTLAKQVFHDDEISKHFDLKIWICVSDDFKVKEILHSIIECTLGPNQNVDNLEARRKKVEEALQSKRYLVVLDDVWNDNREKWNELKGMLECARGAKGATVLVTTRLQEVVSVMGAHFSYPLKALSEEDSWSLFKQHAFGPNRQERKELSVIGEDIVRKCVGSPLAIKTLGSCLRDENEVTQWKNVKESEIWGIREESNSATGEENSIMRALKLSYSNLEPYMRRCFSLCAIYPKDFEIEKEEIIHLWMANGFIKCEGNVEVEDVGNKVWKKLYSRSFFQEAEYDKFGMITTFKMHDLFHDLAQSIMGEECVVIMKKLLTPSSRIHYLNLKNYGVSVDASSIKLAFKKAESLRTLFYFGHMGLMLSNHCCLRALDTNFTKLSSLKSLTLLRYLSLSGGMHVSLNNSICELTKLQILKLRDWYRLYGLPKNLTQLQDLRHVVIDNCPSMVEMSPNISKLRHLKTLSIFIVGSKPGYGLAELHSLKLGGTLRIKGLENVSSEWDAKQVNLIGKNLNMLCLSWDGRSSSEGSNVSVERVLEALEPPSTLKSFQMNGYQGRHLSSWMRSLVALRDLVKVKLWNCENCEELPPFGKLPHLKRLEVSGMKNVKCIDGETYEGVEEMAFPSLEELILKNLPNLERLLRDEGVEMLPRLSQLTIKKVSNFKFPRLPSVEKLDVESIDDVEGVVGNTPCLKTLNISSIKGVKTLPDQLGILDALEDLDIVGWYDLEYFPEHILEGLTSLRILRIRYCEKLKSLSEGVRHLACLERLTIWYCPELVVLPSNMSQLTALRAVSIFVCSTLPDGLQRVPSLRSLHISDCKSTSLPDWLGDITSLQELDISYCKELRSLPSSIQRLTNLSSLGIYNCSHLEKRCKRETGEDWQYINHIPNIEWETF is encoded by the coding sequence ATGGCCGAGGCTTTACTGGAAGTCGTGATTCAAAATTTGGGATCTTTCGTTCAAGATCAACTTGCAACTTATTGGGGTGTTGATGAACAGATTCAAAAGCTTTCCAGCAATCTCACCGCAATTCGTGCTGTCCTCAGAGATGCTGAGAAAAAGCAAATAACAAGTCATGCCGTCAAGGATTGGCTGCAGAAACTCACAGATGCAGCCTATGTGCTTGACGATATCTTGGATGAATGTTCGATTCACTTCACAAAGATGCACTCTCATGATGGACATACTTCATGCCTATCCCGTCTCCATCCTAAGGACATTCACTTCCGCTTTCATATTGGAAAGCGGATCAAAGACATCACTGAAAGGTTTCATGACATTCATACAGAAAGGCTGACTTTTGAATTGCGTGTGGATCTCACAAAAAAGCAAGCAGTGGATGATGATGGTTGGCGTGAAACTAGTTCTGTAATTACTGAACCCATATTATATGGCAGAGACGGAGATAGAGAGAAAATTGTGAAGTTTCTTCTGGAAGATGCCAGTAGCAGTGACGAACTCACCATCTATGCCATAGTTGGTATGGGTGGACTTGGCAAAACAACTCTTGCCAAGCAGGTCTTCCATGATGACGAGATAAGTAAACATTTTGACTTGAAAATCTGGATCTGTGTTTCGGATGATTTCAAGGTCAAGGAAATCCTGCACTCCATCATAGAATGTACCCTTGGTCCAAATCAGAACGTCGACAATTTAGAAGCAAGGCGGAAAAAGGTTGAAGAAGCATTGCAGAGTAAGAGATATTTGGTTGTTCTGGATGATGTGTGGAACGACAACAGAGAGAAATGGAATGAGTTGAAGGGGATGTTGGAGTGTGCAAGGGGAGCAAAAGGAGCTACCGTTTTGGTCACCACTCGACTTCAGGAAGTTGTCTCTGTCATGGGAGCGCATTTTTCTTACCCTTTGAAAGCATTGTCGGAAGAAGATAGTTGGTCATTGTTCAAACAGCATGCATTTGGACCAAACAGACAAGAAAGGAAAGAGCTTTCGGTAATCGGTGAAGACATAGTGAGAAAATGCGTCGGTTCCCCACTTGCAATAAAAACACTGGGAAGCTGTTTGCGTGATGAAAATGAAGTAACACAATGGAAGAATGTAAAGGAAAGTGAAATTTGGGGCATACGGGAGGAAAGTAATTCTGCGACAGGTGAGGAAAATTCTATTATGCGTGCTTTGAAATTGAGTTATTCTAATTTGGAGCCATATATGAGGAGATGCTTTTCTTTATGTGCAATATACCCCAAAGATTTTGagatagaaaaggaagaaataattCATCTCTGGATGGCTAATGGATTTATTAAATGCGAAGGAAATGTAGAGGTGGAAGATGTTGGAAATAAAGTGTGGAAAAAATTATACAGTAGATCATTTTTTCAAGAAGCAGAGTATGATAAGTTTGGTATGATAACGACTTTCAAGATGCACGATCTATTTCATGATCTTGCCCAATCTATCATGGGCGAGGAATGTGTggttattatgaaaaaattgttgACTCCCTCAAGCAGAATTCACtacttaaatttgaaaaattatggtGTGTCAGTTGATGCGAGTTCTATCAAGCTTGCTTTCAAGAAGGCTGAATCTCTGcggactttattttattttggtcatATGGGCCTAATGCTATCAAACCATTGTTGTCTCCGAGCATTGGACACAAACTTTACTAAGTTGTCCTCGCTTAAGAGTTTAACACTTTTGAGATACTTGAGTTTGAGTGGTGGTATGCACGTAAGCTTAAATAACTCAATTTGTGAGTTGACGAAATTACAAATATTGAAACTGAGAGATTGGTACAGACTTTATGGGCTACCCAAAAACTTGACACAATTGCAGGATCTAAGACATGTTGTAATTGATAATTGTCCTTCAATGGTAGAGATGTCCCCCAATATTAGCAAGTTAAGACATCTAAAAACACTGAGCATTTTCATTGTGGGTTCAAAGCCCGGGTATGGGTTAGCAGAGCTGCATAGCTTAAAGCTGGGAGGCACGCTGAGAATCAAAGGCCTTGAGAACGTCTCCAGTGAATGGGATGCTAAACAAGTAAATTTGATTGGTAAAAACTTGAATATGCTATGTTTGTCATGGGATGGTAGAAGTAGTTCAGAAGGTAGTAATGTTAGTGTGGAGAGAGTACTGGAAGCCCTAGAACCTCCCTCGACTCTGAAGAGTTTTCAGATGAATGGATATCAGGGAAGACACTTATCGAGTTGGATGAGAAGTTTGGTAGCTCTGAGAGACTTGGTGAAAGTTAAGCTCTGGAACTGTGAAAACTGTGAGGAGCTTCCCCCATTTGGTAAACTACCACACCTGAAAAGGCTAGAGGTGAGTGGAATGAAAAATGTGAAGTGCATAGATGGTGAGACGTATGAGGGCGTGGAGGAGATGGCATTTCCATCGTTGGAGGAATTGATTCTGAAGAATTTACCAAATTTGGAGAGGTTGTTGAGGGATGAAGGAGTAGAGATGCTCCCTCGTCTTTCccaattaacaattaaaaagGTCTCCAACTTTAAATTCCCACGTCTTCCTTCTGTTGAGAAACTTGATGTTGAAAGCATTGACGATGTGGAAGGGGTTGTGGGGAATACGCCTTGTCTAAAGACCCTGAATATTTCATCGATTAAAGGAGTAAAGACACTACCTGACCAACTCGGCATTCTCGATGCATTAGAGGACCTTGACATTGTAGGTTGGTATGATTTGGAGTATTTCCCAGAACATATCTTGGAAGGTCTAACTTCTCTTCGAATCTTACGTATTCGTTACTGTGAGAAATTAAAATCCTTGTCTGAAGGTGTTCGACATTTGGCATGCCTTGAGAGATTGACGATCTGGTATTGTCCAGAGTTGGTGGTTCTACCAAGCAATATGAGCCAACTAACCGCCCTTCGAGCCGTGTCAATCTTTGTTTGCTCCACATTACCAGATGGCTTACAACGTGTCCCCTCCCTACGTTCTTTGCATATATCCGATTGCAAGTCTACTTCATTGCCGGACTGGCTGGGAGACATCACTTCCCTTCAAGAATTAGACATTTCGTATTGTAAGGAGTTGAGGTCACTGCCGAGTAGCATTCAACGCCTCACCAACTTGTCTTCTTTAGGTATATACAATTGTTCTCATCTGGAGAAGCGGTGCAAGAGGGAAACAGGAGAGGATTGGCAATACATAAACCACATTCCAAATATAGAATGGGAAACATTTTGA